Genomic segment of Planctomycetaceae bacterium:
CTTCAAAAACAACCACTGGGTTCGTGACGTCAGACTCTCTGAGTGAATGGAGAAAACGTCATGCTTGAAATAAACTCCTGCCGCGTAGCTGCACGCAGTGGAGTCTCACGGTAGCATGTTCTCGTCAAATTTGAATGAATCCGGCTTCTGCCTTTTCATTTCCTCCGGCATAACAATTTGCCTGCGATCGAATGTCCTCCAGCGGATCTGCCCAACGTGACAGAAGAAAAAAACAGTGTGCTTTCACTTCGCCTCACTTCTGAAGACCGGTTCCTGGTACGAATCGGCCTGGAGGAACGGACTGGTGAAACATACTATCTGGGCCTGGATCCGGAGAATGCAGGCATGCCGATGTCCGTAACGCGTGGTCTGAACCTGCTCTTGAAAGGATGGCTGCACGTTCTTGAGAGCATCAACGACGGCGACCTGATTTATTTGCCGTTTGATTTTAGTGATGAATACACGCGATGGGTTGCCTGCCAGATGACTGGGCATGATATCCATATCGTAATGGGTTGGGCCGCGGTCGAAGGGTGGGCCATTTCACCGTCGAATTTTGAATCTCATGCACGCTCTGTGAGTCAGTTTCAACCGGATGAACCGCTTACGGTCCAGAGCTTTTATCTGCCTCGGTTCCTGAGTGAACTCCGGCGTGAGATTGGGAAGTTCGAAGCCCGCTTGCGGTCTGCAACGGCTTGAGATGAATCTCAGGCCGTATGAGCGGAGCAAAAGAAAACCGCGGACAGAAGATTCCGTTCAATGGAACCTGTCTGGCCGCGGCTGAGCCTGGTAATGCCATGTTTTGTCGAGATGGCAGATCTCAATGAGCATGGCTTATTCAGGTAGACGCCCGGAAGTGACGTATGGAAACGATCCCGTGCAGGCACGCATGAATTCGACAAGATCCAGCTTTTCCTGCGCGTTGAGATTTAGCGGAGTCATCTTGTCGCTAAGCCATTTGTTTTTCGTTCCGCCCACATTGTAATGTTCGACGACCGCTTCCAGCGTTGGAAGGCTGCCGTCGTGCATGTAGGGGGCAGACAGTGCGACATTTCGAATCGTTGGGGTCTTGAAAGCACCTTTGTCCTTCTCAACGTTCGTCACCACAAATCGCCCCAGATCCGGTTCAGCAGCATCCATTCCGACTCCCAGGTTATGGTATTGCTCGTCTGCCAGATTCGCGCCAACATGGCAATTGCTGCAGCCCACTCGCTTACTGAAGAACAGCTCCATGCCTCGCACAGCACTCTCGGACATCGGCTGCTCGTTCACAGATTTTCTGTACATTTCGTACTGGGCGTAAACGTTCGGAGCGTCCTCTTTCAGGTCTTCAAGGTCCTCTGGTTCCAGTTGAGCAAATCTCTTATAGGCTTCTTGATAGTCGTACGCCGACGGACCGGTAACGAGAACGCGTTCAAACGCAGCAATCGCTTTCCCGACCGCTTCAATTGTCACACCCTCTCCCGGAAAGATCTTTTCGAACTGCATCCGGTAACCCGGGATTTCTGCCAGTGATCCAACGCATGCTTCATGAGAATTGCCCATCTCGATGGGATTCTGGATCGGACCTACCGCCTGTTCTTCCAGCGACGCCGCCCGACCATCCCAGAACTGCTTGTCGCTCAGGATGCGGTTGTAGCTGATGGGAGAATTTCGACCTCCCATTTGGCCGGCGATTCCCACACCGGTTTTCGTGTGACGCGAAAACCCTTCCTGAGGATGGTGGCAGGTCGCGCAGCTGATCGTGTTATCTGCCGACAATCGAGTGTCGAAATAAAGTTGCCGTCCGAGTTCAATTTTGGCTCGGGTCAATGGGTTCTCTTCGAGGCCCTTCATCTGCGACTGGCCCAGAGACAAGCCCAGAGGAAGGTTGATGCTGAGTGTTTCGTGATTCGAAGAATCGGCCAGCCAGTCTTTCAACTGCTCTTCGGTCAGAGGTCCTGTCCCTGGTATTCCACTGGTGAGGTTTGTTTCAGCCAGATTGACGTCGGCTGCCGATGAAGATGCGGTCGAAACGACGCCTATCACAAGCGTGGCGAGAGCCTTAAGAGAAACCCGAACGAACTTCATGAAGCAACTCCTGATCACAATGATGAACGCAACAATGATGAACGCAACAATGATGAACGCAACAAAGATGAACGCAACAAAACCGTAGGAAGTGAACTCACGAGACGTTGCTCATGACGACCGGTGTCGGAGCCACCTTACACTAATTCTGATCTGGAAACCAATGTGCATGCCGGCAATTCAAATGTCGATCATGCCGCATCTGCGCGAAAAAAAAGCGAGTCCATGAAGGACTCGCTACTTTCGTAACCGGACACCGAATAGATCGATCATCCGATTCTGCCAAACCGCGTTTGAATCAATTCAGATCCAGGGTTGGCTCCTGATTCGCTCGGCGAGCTCGCATTTCGGCTCGGCGTCGATCACGACGTCGCATGTCACTCGGTTTTTCGTAGAACTCTCGCTTGCGCATCTCTTTCTTGACGCCCGCATGCTCAACCAGCTTACGGAATCGTCGAACCGCCTCATTCACACTTTCATTATCACGCAAACGCAGCTTAACCACAAAAAACCTCCTATTGTGTGCACACTTGCACAGTTGTTGAAATTGAACCGCTTAAATTT
This window contains:
- the rpsU gene encoding 30S ribosomal protein S21, giving the protein MVKLRLRDNESVNEAVRRFRKLVEHAGVKKEMRKREFYEKPSDMRRRDRRRAEMRARRANQEPTLDLN
- a CDS encoding cytochrome c peroxidase, with translation MKFVRVSLKALATLVIGVVSTASSSAADVNLAETNLTSGIPGTGPLTEEQLKDWLADSSNHETLSINLPLGLSLGQSQMKGLEENPLTRAKIELGRQLYFDTRLSADNTISCATCHHPQEGFSRHTKTGVGIAGQMGGRNSPISYNRILSDKQFWDGRAASLEEQAVGPIQNPIEMGNSHEACVGSLAEIPGYRMQFEKIFPGEGVTIEAVGKAIAAFERVLVTGPSAYDYQEAYKRFAQLEPEDLEDLKEDAPNVYAQYEMYRKSVNEQPMSESAVRGMELFFSKRVGCSNCHVGANLADEQYHNLGVGMDAAEPDLGRFVVTNVEKDKGAFKTPTIRNVALSAPYMHDGSLPTLEAVVEHYNVGGTKNKWLSDKMTPLNLNAQEKLDLVEFMRACTGSFPYVTSGRLPE